Genomic segment of Glutamicibacter sp. JL.03c:
AGGCCCTCGGCCTGGGCGAAGTCCAGACCTTGCAAGTCGACATCTCGAAGTTGTCCGCCCGAACAATTAATTACTGTAGACCGTGAATCGATGAAGTTCACGCGGTGAATTTGACCGCCGAAGTCGATCTCCTCGAATTGGCAATGGCGGAAGACCACGTCTCTGGCCTTGGCCCGGCGCAGATTCAGCCATCCGAATTTGCAGTTCTCGAAAACGACGCCGTCCAGCTCGGCTTCTGCAAAATCGGCCGAGCCGAATCTGCTGTGCTCCACTCGCACATCATTGAAAAATGCGCCAGCCGCATTCAGCGACGGGGCATTGATCTGCGCCAACTCGCATTGCAAGAGCCGGGCGTTTCGTAGATTATCTAGAGCTACCGAGGTAAAGCGGCATTCCTCCACTCGGGCATCATATGCCTGAACAGGCTCATCGATATTCGCAAAGTGCAACAGCTCAACGTACTCGCCACCACTGAGATCACCTGCATATCCGGCTGCCAATTCAGGCAATGTAAAGGTACGGATTTTGGGGTTCATCGGGCTAGTCCTTAGAAATCAATGGATTTACTGTCGAGGTTTCGACAATATCAGTTAACGCCCACACCTATCATCGACCATCTGAAGCCCGTCGCGATTCGGGCAGCAACTCGAATGCAACGCGGAACAGCGCTACCGCTGCTTTGGGCATGCGACGACAGAGCGAGGAGAACCGGTACCGATAATTTCATGGATCGAAGTTGACGCCCTGAGCTCCTGAGTTCAGAATCTGCTCATGCACGGGGTCGGCACAACGACGTATCTCATGAACCCGATGAACTAAAAGTCATTGATCACCAATTTCTTCATGCCCAGCATATGCTCAAAAGCTCCAGGACGCTCCATGAGCTCACCCATATTCGATGGCACAATTTGCCAGCTGACACCGAACTTATCCGTAAGCCACCCGCAGGCCTCAGCTTCCGGGACGGCCGAGAGCGCTTCCCAAACTCGATCAATCTCTTCTTGGCCTTCGCAAGGCCATTCCAAGGAAACCCCTGGCGTGAAAGAGAAGTCCTGCGCAACGCCGGAATCCATGGCAGCCACGAGATCATCATCCAGGGAGAATTGAGCGAACATCAACGATTCTGCTGTGGCAACTTCGGTTGCCTGCCCATAGGGGAACGAGCTGTCAAGCTTGGCCCCGAGCACTTCCGAGTAGTAGGCGATAGCTTCGGCGGCGCGGTTCTGGGCCGCTCCGCCGAACATCAACGACGGCATGACCCGAGCTGCGTCTTGCACCGGCTCTGTGGACTCCATCAACTGCCAGGAAACTCCGTACTTGTCGCTGACCCAGCCATAACGCGTGCTGAACGGATACGCATCCAAAGGCATTAGCACGTTTCCGCTTTCCGACAGCGCCGCCCACGTAGCGTCAAGGACGTCACGTTCGTCGCTGTTGAAGCTGAGGATCATGGAGATTGAGGCGTTCGGAGTGAACTCGCCCCCGGCGTTGATCAGCGTGATCTTCGTTCCACGAACCCGTACCGAAACGGTCAGGGCCTTGCCTGCAAATGGCTGTTGGAAATCGAGCAACCCTTCGGTGGGATAGCGTGATTCAATTTCTGATGTGGCCTCAGGCAGCGCTGCGGCATAGAACTCTCCAGCTTCCTCAGCTGTTCCTTGCATCCACAGATTGACGGTGAGCTTTTGCATGACGAAACCTCTCGGGTAACTGAATGACGCTTCCAAGGTACCGCGAAGCGTGCGGGAAAAACAGGAAGATCAGTGAACTTTTAGTCCGACTTCACCGCTAGGTTCTTCGCCGTTCGCCCGGCCGGTAAAGCCATCCATCAAATGGTAAACGCCGATGATCTTGCCCGCCACGAAATCCCAGGCGGGACGCGGCAGAACGCCCCGCAGCAGCTGCCCGAGTTTGCTGGTCCATGGCATGAGCACCAATGGCTGGCCGGCGAGCATGGCTCGCCATGCCCGATCGACAACCCTTTGAGGTTCCATGATCGGCGTGAACAGCATGGGCCGTGCACCGGCGAACATGCCGGTTGAAATGTATGTGGGGCAAATGGTACTGACTGCAATCGAGTCATCAGCTTCCAGTTCCAAACGCAGGGAATCACTCCATGAAAGCGTGGCGGCCTTGGATGCCGCGTATACGCTCATATTCGGATTCGAAACGAGGGCCGCAGCAGAGGCCATAGTGAGCACGCGCCCATGGCCGCTTCGCCGCAGCTGAGGCAGCAAGGCATGGGTGAGATGCATTGGAGCTAGCGCATTGACCTGCATCGTGGCGGTAATCTCCGAGGCCTGGTGCTGGTCAAATGACGTTCCAGTAATGATTCCTGCATTATTGACAAGGACGTCAACGCCACCGCTGTCCACGGCGCTCTGAGCGTACCGTTGGATTTGTGCCGGGTCCGCGAGATCCACGGCCTGCACCTCGACATTGGCTTCTAGCAAGCGCAATTCCGCTAGCGCTTTTTCCAGCCTGAGCTCATTTATGTCCCAGAGGATCACTCGGGCCGCGCCTTCCAGACAGGCTTGTTTTGCGAAGATAAAGCCCATTCCCTGAGCTGCTCCCGTGACCAGGACATGCAAACCAGCTACCGAATCTAGTGGAACTTTTGCCATCTCTGACTCCTTGAGCTCAAATTTAGTCCAGAGTACCGCGTGATTCAGGTTACTGCTGGCAGCTAAACCTCATCACTTCCAGATTGGCGGGTTAATCTTGGATGACCAATTTCAATCTTTGAAAGGACTACCGTGCGCATTGACCGCCTAGACGCGGACCTCATCGAACTGCTCACCGAATCCCCCATGCTGCCGGTGATGGAATGCGCGCGACGCCTCGGTGTAGCCCGTGGCACCGTGAGCAGCCGGCTAGCTCGACTACACGAGGCTGGGGTAATTCGCGGGATCATTCCACGGGTTGAGCCTGCCGGTTTCGGCTACTCACTCGTTGCCTTTTGCCAGGTTGAAATCATTCAACGATACGGCCATGCCCCGGTTGCGTCCGCGCTTGAGGAATCGATTCCTGAGATCGTTGATATGTATACGGTGACAGGCAGTTCTGATTTGCAGTTGCGTGTTGTCGCGCGAACCGCAGAGGATCTCCAGGATATTTTTGACCGGATCAATCGCGTCGCCGGCGTAGCCAGGACTTCCTCCTCTTTTGCCTTGCACGAGCATTTTCAGGGAAGAACGCTTCCGCTGGTTGCTGCGTGCGCTGATGCAGGGGCAGAGCGTGACAAGGCTATACAGATTGACTAGTAAAATGAAGGGATGGGCAATTACTGCTATGCAACTTGCATAGGCCCCCAGAGGTCGATTGCACTGCAGATTCGATCAACCTACAGTCATTGCTTGTGAATCGCGACACGCGAGAATATGAGCGGGGCCACTCCTGAGGACGTCAGCTGGTGGCTTTGCTGTTTGAACGATTGCCAACTTTAAGCAGTTGTGGCAATCAGAGAGGAAACTCATGACCCTTCACCAGCGCCCTTCCTTGCAGGACGTTCCCGCTTACAAGCAGGGCAAGCCCGCACCCGCTGGAGCTTCAAAACTCTCATCTAATGAATCACCGCATGCGCCTTTGGCTTCGGTGATCTCCAGCATTCAGGAGGGTCTGGGGAGCATCCACCGCTATCCAAGCATTGCCGCTCCTCAACTTACCGGCGCACTGAGCGAGCAGTTCGGAATTGCCCCGGAACATATCACTCTGGGTGCTGGATCGGTTGAGGTCGCTGCGCAGATCATTCACGCAGTGGCGGCCGAGGGCGATGAAGTGATGTACGCGTGGCGTTCCTTCGAGGCGTACCCATCCCTCGTACGCATCGCCGGCGCTACGCCGGTCGAGGTCCCCCTGGATGCCGAGTCCCGCCACGACTTGCCGGCCATGCTGGAGGCCATTACCGAGAACACCCGGCTCATCTTCATCTGCAACCCGAACAATCCAACGGGAACCGTAGTCGAAGCAGAAGCACTTGACCAGTTCATCAACGCTGTACCGCGTGACGTCCTGGTTGTCGTTGACGAGGCATACGTGCACTTCGACCGTTCGGCCGTACGTGCTGATGGCATCGAACTGTTCCGCAAATACCCGCACGTTGCCGTCCTGCACACGTTTTCCAAGGCTTATGGTCTTGCTGGGCTGAGAGTCGGCTACGCCATCAGCCCCTTGGAAGTGGCAGCGAATCTGCGCAAGGTCGCAGTGCCCTTTGGAGTTTCCGATCTTGCCCAGCGCGCTGCCGTGGCATCGCTTGCGGCCAGCGACGAGTTGGCTGTGCGTATCGAAGAGGTCGTGGCCCAGCGAGAGCGAATGCACGACTCCCTGGCTCAGGCAGGTTACCCCGTCGTGAAATCCCAAGCTAATTTCGTTTGGGTGGACGCAGGAGAAGACACCATGCAGCTTGAAGAACAACTGGCGGCCGGAGGCGTTGTGGTCCGCGCCTTCCCGGGAGAAGGCCTGCGCATCTCCTCCGGGACCGAAGAAGACGTTAGTCGCGTGCTGGCAGCCTTGCCTGAATTGGCATCTGCAAAGGCGGCCATCGCATGACCGCTGTGAAAGACACCGAAGCACAGTTGCATACGGGGCTGACCCAGCGCCAGATTTCCATGATGGGTCTTGGCGGCGCAATTGGCGCTGGCCTCTTTGTCGGCTCGGGGCAAGCGATTTCGATTGCTGGTCCGGCGGTTCTTGTTTCCTACCTGCTCGCTGGCACCGTCATCATCGTGATCATGGCGATGCTTGCCGAAATGGTTGCAGCGCATCCATCCTCAGGAGCTTTCAGCACCTTCGCCCATAAGGCGATGGGCCGAAGCGCAGGCAGCACCCTGGGATGGCTCTACTGGGTGCAGCTGGTTGTCGTGATAGCGGCCGAAGCCACCGGCGCTGCTGCCATCACCGCAGGATGGCTCCCGGCCGTCCCTCAGTGGGCTTGGGTTCTTGGCTTTGTTGTGGTCCTCACTGGCGCCAACCTCCTGGGCGTGCGGAATTACGGCCGGTTCGAATACTGGTTTGCAGTAATCAAGGTCGCTGCGATTATCGCCTTCCTGGTCTTTGGAGTACTGGTCCTCGCCCACGTCATCCCCACCGATGAACCTGTAGGATTCGCCAACCTGGCTGCCCATGGAGGCTTCGCGCCAGGTGGCATGGCTGGCATCGCCGCAGCCGTGCTGATCGTGATTTTCTCATTCGGCGGCACCGAAGTAGTTTCAATTGCCGCGGCAGAATCAAAAGACCCTGCCGGGAACATCAAGCGAGTGGTGAAGTCCGTGATGCTGCGCATCCTCTTCTTCTACCTCGGCTCAATCCTGATCATCATCGCGCTGGTGCCGTGGAATGACCCATCAGTGGTCGACGGACCCTTCGCCGCGGCGCTGGCAGTGATGCACATCCCCGGTGTCAGCCTGCTGATGAATGCCGTAGTTGTGGTGGCACTGCTTTCTGCCATGAACGCCAACATCTACGGCTCATCTCGCATGCTCTACTCGCTCGGCCAGCGGAAGCTTGCCCCGCGAAGCGTCACTCATGTGACCGGCAAGGGCGTTCCCGCCAAGGCTGTCATCAGCTCTGTTGCCTTTTCTTTCCTGGCCGTTGGCCTGAACTGGATTTGGCCCGATAGGGTCATGCCGATCCTGCTCAACGTAGTGGGCTCGACCATCATTTTCATCTGGGCATTCATCGCGGTGACCCAGTTGATCTTGCGTCGCCGCGCCGACCGAGAGGGCGAGAAGCTGCCATTGCGCCTGTGGGGATTCCCGGGTCTTTCCATCGCGACCATCGTGGTTCTGGCGGCCATCGTTGCCATTGCGATGACCGATGCAGCGGCTCGCACTCAATTGCTGCTCACCGGAGCTTTGACAGCCGTCATCTGGATTATCTCCAAGTTGGTCTTGCGTGACGGGACAAGCGGAGAAGAAGCCAGCGACGTCTAGTCCAATCGCAGCTTCCCAAGCCTAGGTTCGATTCACGATCGTGGATCGGGCCTAGGCTTTTCTCTTCACCATTTCGTTGATCCAGATGGGGGCGAAAGGAGAAGTGCATCCTGGCGATGTCGGATAGTCGGCCAGCACTTGCAGGTTGTCTCCGATAGCCAGCGCG
This window contains:
- a CDS encoding pentapeptide repeat-containing protein — translated: MNPKIRTFTLPELAAGYAGDLSGGEYVELLHFANIDEPVQAYDARVEECRFTSVALDNLRNARLLQCELAQINAPSLNAAGAFFNDVRVEHSRFGSADFAEAELDGVVFENCKFGWLNLRRAKARDVVFRHCQFEEIDFGGQIHRVNFIDSRSTVINCSGGQLRDVDLQGLDFAQAEGLENMRGAHINALQLSLLAGDMAKHLGIKVAQ
- a CDS encoding VOC family protein; translation: MQKLTVNLWMQGTAEEAGEFYAAALPEATSEIESRYPTEGLLDFQQPFAGKALTVSVRVRGTKITLINAGGEFTPNASISMILSFNSDERDVLDATWAALSESGNVLMPLDAYPFSTRYGWVSDKYGVSWQLMESTEPVQDAARVMPSLMFGGAAQNRAAEAIAYYSEVLGAKLDSSFPYGQATEVATAESLMFAQFSLDDDLVAAMDSGVAQDFSFTPGVSLEWPCEGQEEIDRVWEALSAVPEAEACGWLTDKFGVSWQIVPSNMGELMERPGAFEHMLGMKKLVINDF
- a CDS encoding SDR family NAD(P)-dependent oxidoreductase, producing the protein MAKVPLDSVAGLHVLVTGAAQGMGFIFAKQACLEGAARVILWDINELRLEKALAELRLLEANVEVQAVDLADPAQIQRYAQSAVDSGGVDVLVNNAGIITGTSFDQHQASEITATMQVNALAPMHLTHALLPQLRRSGHGRVLTMASAAALVSNPNMSVYAASKAATLSWSDSLRLELEADDSIAVSTICPTYISTGMFAGARPMLFTPIMEPQRVVDRAWRAMLAGQPLVLMPWTSKLGQLLRGVLPRPAWDFVAGKIIGVYHLMDGFTGRANGEEPSGEVGLKVH
- a CDS encoding Lrp/AsnC family transcriptional regulator yields the protein MRIDRLDADLIELLTESPMLPVMECARRLGVARGTVSSRLARLHEAGVIRGIIPRVEPAGFGYSLVAFCQVEIIQRYGHAPVASALEESIPEIVDMYTVTGSSDLQLRVVARTAEDLQDIFDRINRVAGVARTSSSFALHEHFQGRTLPLVAACADAGAERDKAIQID
- the hisC gene encoding histidinol-phosphate transaminase, translating into MTLHQRPSLQDVPAYKQGKPAPAGASKLSSNESPHAPLASVISSIQEGLGSIHRYPSIAAPQLTGALSEQFGIAPEHITLGAGSVEVAAQIIHAVAAEGDEVMYAWRSFEAYPSLVRIAGATPVEVPLDAESRHDLPAMLEAITENTRLIFICNPNNPTGTVVEAEALDQFINAVPRDVLVVVDEAYVHFDRSAVRADGIELFRKYPHVAVLHTFSKAYGLAGLRVGYAISPLEVAANLRKVAVPFGVSDLAQRAAVASLAASDELAVRIEEVVAQRERMHDSLAQAGYPVVKSQANFVWVDAGEDTMQLEEQLAAGGVVVRAFPGEGLRISSGTEEDVSRVLAALPELASAKAAIA
- a CDS encoding amino acid permease, which produces MTAVKDTEAQLHTGLTQRQISMMGLGGAIGAGLFVGSGQAISIAGPAVLVSYLLAGTVIIVIMAMLAEMVAAHPSSGAFSTFAHKAMGRSAGSTLGWLYWVQLVVVIAAEATGAAAITAGWLPAVPQWAWVLGFVVVLTGANLLGVRNYGRFEYWFAVIKVAAIIAFLVFGVLVLAHVIPTDEPVGFANLAAHGGFAPGGMAGIAAAVLIVIFSFGGTEVVSIAAAESKDPAGNIKRVVKSVMLRILFFYLGSILIIIALVPWNDPSVVDGPFAAALAVMHIPGVSLLMNAVVVVALLSAMNANIYGSSRMLYSLGQRKLAPRSVTHVTGKGVPAKAVISSVAFSFLAVGLNWIWPDRVMPILLNVVGSTIIFIWAFIAVTQLILRRRADREGEKLPLRLWGFPGLSIATIVVLAAIVAIAMTDAAARTQLLLTGALTAVIWIISKLVLRDGTSGEEASDV